In Helianthus annuus cultivar XRQ/B chromosome 8, HanXRQr2.0-SUNRISE, whole genome shotgun sequence, a single genomic region encodes these proteins:
- the LOC110872227 gene encoding receptor-like protein EIX2, with protein MIPSLSELHLSYCGLHSAHFSPTSLNSSTHSNIQYLDLSYNSIGGRFPSELMNITSLKVLDLSSSSLNSSIPVMPNLLKLDVSRNNFEYIEFVGIWRQCHLKELSLSRNYFGGELIGPSSNTSECSHYALEVLEADENELNGSIPESVGKLNNLRVLHLSINSFTGSIPKALERLRSLEELDLFHNKLTGPVPTFLGNLTKLDLSDNQFSGSIPESLGRLTGLTDLYLQSNLLTGPIPESLGRLTGLTHLYLQSNLLTGPIPVTVGQLTKLVDLDVSENSLEGVVMEAHFANLSMLQWLDISSNYKLIINISNEWIPPFQLNYLQLSSCKIENGFPEWLQNQRMLEELVLSNASLYGLPPTWLQNMPILDKLDLSHNKLIGSLINLPFSEHTKFLSLQDNLFNGSIPRLMCRRTSLVILDVSRNRLSGNIPDCLENLQDMRMLILSSNGLSGVLPSSLGNINSSLRWLKLNDNKFNGQIPQDLGKLRNLEVLDLGNNEFSGNIPKWIGDKLSELGILRLHKNNFTGGIPHSLCKCSSLRILDIAHNNLTGYIPQCFGELSGMVEARDAFNYEVRYEEEYNLMDVIQVIKGSELEYTKTIYLVVNMDLSSNKLTGEIPVELTALASLMGLNLSHNHLSGSIPDSIGNMKALTSLDFSDNQLNGTIPPSMAALNFLSSMNLSHNNLSGRIPAGNQLQTLNDPSIYAGNRDLCGAPLPNNCSNHENPPATRSKNKHKNANEPKNVWFYLDITCGFATGFWGIIGVLAFKKQWRRKIFMIAEVTMDKVYVVVAVKISKIKRGREA; from the coding sequence ATGATCCCTTCTTTATCTGAATTGCATTTGTCATACTGTGGACTTCACAGTGCCCACTTTTCACCCACTTCTTTGAATTCCAGTACCCATTCTAACATACAATATCTTGATCTTAGCTATAATTCAATTGGGGGTAGGTTTCCATCTGAACTAATGAACATCACATCCCTAAAAGTCCTTGACCTTTCATCTAGCAGTTTGAACTCATCAATTCCTGTCATGCCTAACCTTCTAAAGCTCGATGTTTCTCGTAATAACTTTGAGTACATCGAGTTTGTTGGGATTTGGAGACAATGTCATCTGAAGGAATTGAGCTTATCAAGAAATTATTTTGGAGGGGAATTGATAGGCCCATCATCAAACACGTCTGAATGTTCCCACTATGCTTTAGAGGTGTTGGAAGCAGATGAAAATGAATTAAACGGTTCGATTCCAGAATCTGTTGGAAAACTAAACAATTTAAGAGTCTTACATCTCAGTATAAACAGTTTTACAGGTTCAATCCCTAAAGCTTTGGAGAGATTAAGATCTTTAGAAGAATTAGATCTGTTTCATAACAAATTAACCGGTCCCGTTCCGACATTCCTTGGAAACCTTACCAAACTTGACCTTTCTGATAATCAGTTTAGTGGTTCTATCCCAGAATCATTGGGAAGATTAACAGGTTTAACTGATTTATATCTGCAATCAAACCTGTTAACAGGTCCAATCCCAGAATCATTGGGAAGATTAACAGGTTTAACTCATTTATATCTGCAATCAAACCTGTTAACAGGTCCAATCCCAGTTACAGTTGGGCAACTCACCAAACTCGTTGACTTAGATGTCTCTGAAAATTCTTTAGAAGGAGTGGTTATGGAAGCCCATTTTGCTAACCTCTCGATGTTGCAGTGGTTGGATATATCTTCAAATTATAAGTTGATTATTAATATCTCAAATGAGTGGATACCTCCATTCCAACTGAATTATCTTCAACTTAGTTCTTGCAAGATTGAAAATGGATTTCCAGAGTGGTTGCAAAATCAAAGGATGCTTGAGGAGTTGGTATTGTCTAATGCTAGCCTATATGGTCTTCCACCAACATGGCTTCAGAATATGCCCATACTTGATAAATTAGATCTCTCTCACAACAAACTCATTggatctttgataaaccttccaTTTAGCGAACATACCAAGTTTTTATCTCTACAAGACAACCTTTTCAATGGGTCAATTCCAAGGTTAATGTGTAGAAGAACAAGCTTGGTAATTCTCGATGTTTCCAGAAATCGGTTATCTGGAAATATTCCTGATTGTCTAGAGAATCTACAAGACATGAGGATGCTTATACTTAGTTCAAATGGGTTGTCTGGAGTCCTCCCAAGTTCTTTAGGAAATATTAATTCATCATTAAGATGGTTAAAACTGAATGATAATAAGTTCAATGGCCAAATACCACAAGACTTGGGAAAGTTGAGAAACTTAGAAGTTTTAGATTTGGGCAATAACGAATTCTCAGGAAACATACCAAAATGGATTGGAGATAAACTTTCAGAATTGGGGATTCTCAGGTTGCATAAAAACAACTTCACAGGAGGTATTCCTCATTCTTTGTGCAAATGTTCATCTCTTCGTATTTTAGACATCGCACACAACAACTTAACAGGATACATCCCTCAATGTTTTGGAGAGTTGAGCGGGATGGTTGAGGCAAGAGATGCATTTAATTATGAAGTGCGTTACGAGGAGGAGTATAATCTGATGGATGTGATTCAAGTCATTAAAGGAAGCGAGCTTGAATATACAAAAACGATTTATTTGGTTGTTAACATGGACCTTTCAAGCAATAAACTTACAGGGGAAATCCCTGTAGAGCTAACTGCACTTGCTTCATTGATGGGTCTCAATTTGTCTCATAATCACCTGAGTGGGAGTATTCCAGATAGCATTGGAAACATGAAGGCGTTAACTTCTCTCGATTTCTCAGACAACCAATTAAACGGGACAATCCCTCCGAGCATGGCAGCTTTGAACTTTTTGAGCTCGATGAATCTGTCACACAACAACTTGTCAGGAAGAATTCCAGCTGGAAATCAATTGCAGACACTTAACGACCCATCAATATATGCTGGTAACAGGGATCTCTGTGGTGCACCTCTGCCAAATAATTGTTCTAATCATGAAAACCCACCAGCCACaagaagcaagaacaaacacaaaaaTGCTAATGAGCCAAAGAATGTATGGTTTTACTTGGACATAACATGTGGATTTGCAACAGGTTTTTGGGGTATTATTGGAGTTTTGGCATTCAAGAAGCAATGGAGAAGGAAGATTTTTATGATTGCAGAGGTAACCATGGATAAAGTATATGTGGTGGTTGCAGTGAAGATTTCCAAGATTAAAAGAGGCAGAGAAGCCTGA